A genomic region of Alistipes megaguti contains the following coding sequences:
- a CDS encoding acyl-CoA reductase encodes MELFAELGSRLQRFGTDAATRQVVEAAHAANGWFLPEEIVRAARTIGEEMLRRDRLEAWLAAYPALRRPHEVRNVLVIMAGNIPLVGFFDLLCVIIAGHRCLVKPSTKDRTLMEYVVAVLWEIDPEAAVSLYDGSQPVEAVIATGSDNANRYFRARYAGIPSLLRGNRQSVAVLSGRETDAQWRGLADDIWAYSGLGCRSVSLLFLPHGVEPRLQMPPVNAKYKNNYIQQKALLEMQGTPFVDLGASLLVEEPSFPNALSRIHCARYDSLDEVRDWLAAHDDQLQCVVGECLDHGRRVDFGRAQSPSLTDYPDDRDVLAWLASLNG; translated from the coding sequence ATGGAACTTTTTGCAGAATTGGGCTCGCGCCTGCAGCGTTTCGGTACGGATGCCGCGACCCGGCAGGTCGTCGAGGCGGCCCACGCCGCCAACGGATGGTTTCTTCCGGAGGAGATCGTGCGGGCCGCGCGCACGATCGGCGAGGAGATGCTGCGCCGCGATCGTCTCGAGGCGTGGCTGGCCGCCTATCCGGCTCTCCGCCGGCCGCATGAGGTGCGGAACGTTCTGGTCATCATGGCCGGAAACATCCCGCTGGTGGGTTTCTTCGATCTGCTGTGCGTGATCATTGCGGGGCACCGCTGTCTGGTCAAACCCTCGACCAAGGACCGTACCCTGATGGAGTATGTCGTTGCCGTGCTTTGGGAGATCGACCCCGAGGCGGCCGTCTCGCTCTACGACGGTAGCCAGCCCGTCGAGGCGGTGATCGCCACGGGCAGCGACAATGCCAACCGCTACTTCCGGGCCCGTTATGCCGGCATTCCCTCGCTGTTGCGGGGCAACCGCCAGTCGGTGGCCGTTCTGTCGGGTCGCGAAACCGACGCTCAGTGGCGCGGTCTGGCCGACGATATCTGGGCCTATTCCGGACTGGGCTGTCGCAGCGTCTCGCTGCTGTTCCTGCCTCACGGCGTGGAACCAAGGCTTCAAATGCCGCCTGTAAATGCCAAATACAAAAATAATTATATCCAACAGAAGGCGCTGCTCGAGATGCAGGGGACACCGTTCGTCGATCTGGGAGCCTCGCTGCTGGTCGAGGAGCCGTCGTTCCCCAATGCCCTGAGCCGGATCCATTGCGCGCGTTACGATTCGCTCGACGAGGTGCGCGACTGGCTGGCTGCTCACGACGACCAGTTGCAATGTGTCGTCGGCGAATGCCTCGACCACGGCCGTCGGGTCGATTTCGGCCGCGCGCAGTCCCCTTCGTTGACCGACTATCCCGACGACCGCGACGTATTGGCCTGGCTGGCGTCGCTGAATGGATAA
- the miaA gene encoding tRNA (adenosine(37)-N6)-dimethylallyltransferase MiaA yields MSTKRLLVIVGPTGSGKTDLSIRLALHYGAPILSTDSRQFYRGMPIGTAQPDPEQLQTVEHHFIASHDITDNLSCGEYAVQALSCLERLFSGHDWVVAVGGSGLYVKALCEGMDDLPQADPALRDELGRRLATEGVDALAEELRRLDPAYYEVVDRKNPARVVRALEVCLQTGRPYSEQRTGSRQTRPFEIIKIGIDLPREELYDRINRRVDRMLADGLEAEARRLYPYRALNALQTVGYREFFDCFEGRTSYDEAVELIKRNSRRYAKRQLTWFRRDPEIRWFGPTEDAAMIEYVDARTR; encoded by the coding sequence ATGAGTACTAAACGGTTGCTGGTGATCGTCGGGCCGACGGGCTCGGGCAAGACGGATCTGAGCATCCGTCTGGCGTTGCATTACGGCGCTCCGATTCTCTCGACCGACTCCCGGCAATTCTATCGCGGCATGCCGATCGGTACGGCCCAGCCCGATCCAGAACAACTGCAAACCGTTGAACATCACTTTATTGCTTCGCATGATATCACGGACAACTTGAGCTGCGGCGAGTATGCCGTGCAGGCTTTGTCGTGTCTGGAACGTCTCTTTTCAGGGCATGACTGGGTGGTGGCGGTCGGCGGTTCGGGACTCTACGTGAAGGCGTTGTGCGAAGGGATGGATGACCTGCCGCAGGCGGATCCCGCCCTGCGGGATGAACTGGGCCGACGCCTTGCGACGGAGGGGGTCGATGCGTTGGCCGAGGAGCTCCGCCGGCTTGATCCGGCCTATTACGAGGTGGTCGATCGCAAGAATCCCGCCCGGGTTGTCCGGGCGTTGGAGGTCTGCCTGCAGACCGGCCGCCCCTACTCCGAGCAGCGGACCGGCAGTCGTCAGACGCGCCCCTTCGAGATCATCAAGATCGGCATCGACCTGCCGCGGGAGGAGCTCTATGACCGGATTAACCGGCGGGTTGATCGCATGTTGGCCGACGGTCTGGAGGCTGAGGCGCGAAGGCTCTACCCCTATCGGGCGCTGAATGCCCTACAGACGGTGGGCTATCGGGAATTTTTTGACTGTTTCGAGGGGCGGACGAGTTACGACGAGGCGGTCGAACTGATCAAGCGCAACTCGCGGCGCTATGCCAAGCGGCAGTTAACCTGGTTTCGGCGCGATCCGGAGATTCGATGGTTTGGCCCGACGGAGGATGCGGCGATGATCGAATATGTAGATGCACGGACACGTTAA
- a CDS encoding DUF1266 domain-containing protein, producing MERGLEFYVMLAAVAVGALTWLYRKGSRVWRTVRKLRRSFKEICLNPKSTLDNERCRQLAVGAMYASQQGAWQNSLETGIFDTLPEIVGGWWGIDSTAEARAQLDYLCEKGFRYYWPTVLEAFRLDGRERQDELLQQRMTSQEDYDKVSSQLENLRETFDELLACGVVASKEELNGCNVTGWDAGRIVFLARACCEMGYLSEEEAWRYIGRADALAHETCGSWRELAMSYILGRSLWGGKRAYNSVMKKTADVLLNDPKSPWVRYPW from the coding sequence ATGGAACGGGGACTTGAATTCTATGTGATGCTGGCTGCCGTGGCGGTCGGCGCTCTGACGTGGCTCTACAGGAAAGGCAGCCGGGTCTGGCGAACGGTGCGCAAGCTGCGTCGATCCTTCAAGGAAATATGCCTCAATCCGAAATCGACGCTCGATAACGAACGGTGTCGTCAGCTGGCCGTCGGGGCGATGTACGCCTCGCAGCAGGGGGCGTGGCAGAATTCACTGGAAACGGGGATTTTCGACACGCTGCCCGAGATCGTGGGCGGCTGGTGGGGCATTGACTCCACCGCCGAGGCCCGCGCACAACTGGACTACCTCTGCGAAAAGGGATTCCGCTACTACTGGCCCACGGTGCTCGAGGCCTTTCGGCTCGACGGTCGCGAACGGCAGGACGAACTCCTCCAACAGCGGATGACCTCGCAGGAGGATTACGACAAGGTCTCGTCGCAGCTCGAGAATCTGCGGGAGACCTTTGACGAACTCCTCGCGTGCGGCGTGGTCGCCTCGAAGGAAGAACTCAACGGCTGCAACGTGACAGGTTGGGATGCCGGGCGTATCGTTTTTCTGGCGCGCGCCTGCTGCGAGATGGGCTACCTCTCCGAAGAGGAGGCATGGCGTTACATCGGACGCGCCGACGCGCTGGCGCACGAGACGTGTGGATCGTGGCGCGAACTGGCGATGAGCTATATTCTCGGGCGCTCGCTCTGGGGCGGCAAACGGGCCTACAATTCGGTGATGAAGAAGACGGCCGACGTGCTGCTGAACGATCCGAAAAGCCCGTGGGTACGCTACCCGTGGTAA
- a CDS encoding DUF1266 domain-containing protein, with protein MANEKMKPQSPEEIARAAQEAALEQMRAMMGSIPGMPDMPDMGDMQAQIMAQMQAAVPNLAEIQAQQAAMGTLGGVDAAAVAEAARQNLAQAAATMQAMQDGSLETELREANAAALDWLGEDDGWEIKHAATCHLTAEQMRLMAFAAPLLIYNDEEVDAVESEVLPETYRAQLQSWWNITDRESTLEIVRWLLLEGHHADADAALALMRGDQPEAGDPEEKAEDVQLIAEFMVENGYCTAETLPRTVIAWDLVRIANLGRWALHAGYLSKEEMWQVMQVAADAASEHFPSWEEYGRSFAMGRGVWHGDEEDCQTAWEIVSALLEEETSPWRQIPWNA; from the coding sequence ATGGCAAACGAGAAGATGAAACCCCAAAGTCCGGAGGAGATTGCCCGGGCGGCACAGGAGGCAGCCCTGGAGCAGATGCGCGCAATGATGGGATCGATTCCGGGGATGCCCGACATGCCCGACATGGGCGACATGCAGGCACAGATCATGGCGCAGATGCAAGCTGCCGTGCCCAATCTGGCAGAGATCCAGGCACAGCAGGCCGCCATGGGAACGCTCGGCGGTGTGGATGCCGCGGCCGTGGCCGAAGCCGCCCGACAGAACCTGGCGCAGGCCGCCGCAACCATGCAGGCGATGCAGGACGGGAGTCTCGAAACGGAGCTGCGCGAAGCGAATGCCGCGGCGCTCGACTGGCTGGGCGAGGACGACGGCTGGGAGATCAAGCACGCTGCGACGTGCCATCTGACGGCTGAACAGATGCGACTGATGGCCTTTGCGGCGCCACTGCTCATATACAACGACGAGGAGGTGGATGCTGTCGAGAGCGAGGTCCTGCCCGAAACCTACCGCGCGCAACTTCAGAGCTGGTGGAACATTACGGACCGCGAATCGACGCTCGAAATCGTCCGGTGGCTGCTCCTCGAAGGGCATCATGCCGATGCCGACGCGGCGCTGGCGCTCATGCGCGGCGACCAGCCCGAAGCGGGCGATCCCGAGGAGAAAGCCGAAGATGTGCAGTTGATCGCGGAGTTTATGGTCGAAAACGGGTATTGCACAGCTGAAACGCTTCCGCGGACGGTCATTGCGTGGGATCTGGTGCGCATCGCCAATCTCGGACGCTGGGCCCTCCATGCCGGCTACCTCTCCAAAGAGGAGATGTGGCAGGTAATGCAGGTGGCGGCCGATGCCGCCAGCGAACACTTCCCGTCGTGGGAGGAGTACGGACGCAGCTTCGCCATGGGTCGCGGCGTCTGGCACGGCGATGAGGAGGATTGCCAGACCGCCTGGGAGATCGTCAGCGCGCTGCTCGAAGAGGAGACCTCGCCCTGGAGGCAGATCCCGTGGAACGCATAG
- a CDS encoding ankyrin repeat domain-containing protein: MDTFQTFLNACRNGQKSIVKILLERGGIDLNRRDAEGNTALHYACREGYRDLAVLLLEKGADASLVNNRGETPLHAAARKGNREILARLLDAGADPDAADREGCTPLMRLVENRRMDAALWLIDRGADTEATDQTGHRALDYATAHGLTEVVARLTQNDAANGMARDTNGNTPLHQAVYNDQAEVVRTLLAASKAQLNAPNDAGETPLLVACGRGNLHIARMLLDAGADANRPLTNGTTPLHWAAQAGNRFLVEALLGAGAAIDARNGEGETPLLMAARAGNNEVVRLLVEHRADVNAADNLQHTALYYAGERGFTEIVELLLAAGTEG, translated from the coding sequence ATGGATACCTTTCAGACCTTTCTGAACGCCTGCCGAAACGGGCAGAAGAGCATCGTGAAGATCCTCCTCGAACGGGGCGGCATCGACCTCAACCGGCGCGATGCCGAGGGCAACACGGCGCTCCATTATGCCTGCCGCGAAGGATACCGGGATTTGGCAGTGCTGCTGCTGGAAAAGGGAGCCGATGCCTCGTTGGTAAACAACCGGGGCGAAACGCCGCTCCACGCCGCCGCCCGGAAGGGGAACCGCGAGATCCTGGCCCGACTTCTCGATGCCGGGGCTGATCCGGATGCCGCCGACCGGGAGGGCTGCACGCCGCTGATGCGGCTCGTGGAAAACCGCCGCATGGATGCCGCGCTGTGGTTGATCGACCGCGGGGCCGACACAGAGGCTACGGACCAGACGGGACACCGCGCACTGGACTACGCCACGGCACACGGGCTGACGGAGGTAGTTGCACGCCTCACACAAAATGATGCGGCAAACGGCATGGCGCGCGATACCAATGGTAATACGCCGCTGCACCAAGCCGTTTACAACGATCAGGCCGAGGTCGTGCGTACACTGCTCGCGGCCTCGAAAGCGCAGCTCAATGCGCCGAACGATGCGGGCGAAACGCCGTTGCTGGTGGCGTGCGGACGCGGGAATCTGCACATTGCCCGGATGCTCCTCGATGCCGGGGCCGACGCAAACCGGCCGTTAACCAATGGGACAACACCGCTGCATTGGGCGGCACAGGCGGGCAATCGCTTCCTTGTGGAGGCGCTGCTCGGGGCCGGCGCGGCAATCGACGCCCGCAACGGAGAGGGTGAAACCCCGCTGCTCATGGCGGCCCGCGCCGGGAACAACGAAGTCGTGCGCCTGCTTGTGGAGCATCGTGCCGACGTCAATGCGGCGGACAACCTCCAGCACACGGCACTTTACTATGCCGGCGAACGCGGCTTCACGGAGATCGTCGAGCTGCTGCTTGCGGCCGGCACCGAAGGATAA
- a CDS encoding ankyrin repeat domain-containing protein — MKIPIDARDEDNYGRTSLHIAAEFADCEAIASLLDRGAEVNDRDTEGHTPLFRLASRRSRVATQEEQIATAARLLLDRGANLPRSARGTTALIEAVQNRHHAMAAVLIDSGQRLDSANSYGDNALHILCGRAADTAREIAGKKRFIASFGERWVSEKQQREAREELEELQAEQMRCYATAALLLHSGKIDPDEKNSAGRRAFDLAMEGGAKWVGALLSGEDPFDELTMETGGMDLFQALRQRDRKALEALLQAGVDLNAECDNREMNDWTGKTPLVCALEWGETEIAAMLLRAGADPDRRTAKGMSPFAVWIEQGCRISDGMERFAPVMELFEERGWHPDAPQTGKDERALMLACQHDDYELAIWTLRRLLKQKVEVNARDALGRTALMHLLGPHSAGPYQPEMLERLLEVGADPCTADNEGRTVLHYAAEGYTHAAARQAAELLLDFGRPDVSAVDNEGRTPLDIAMRSNNESLVKFLLKHV, encoded by the coding sequence ATGAAAATTCCGATCGACGCACGCGACGAGGACAACTACGGCCGCACATCGCTGCATATCGCGGCGGAATTTGCCGACTGCGAGGCCATCGCTTCGCTGCTCGACCGCGGGGCCGAGGTAAACGACCGCGACACGGAGGGGCACACGCCGCTCTTCCGCCTGGCCTCGCGCCGCAGCAGGGTGGCTACACAGGAAGAACAGATTGCCACGGCGGCTCGGCTGCTGCTGGATCGCGGCGCGAACCTTCCGCGTTCGGCCCGTGGCACAACGGCGCTGATCGAGGCCGTACAAAACCGGCACCACGCGATGGCCGCCGTGCTGATCGACTCCGGACAGCGACTCGACTCCGCGAACAGCTACGGCGACAATGCTCTGCACATCCTCTGCGGGCGCGCCGCCGATACCGCAAGGGAGATCGCCGGCAAGAAGCGTTTTATCGCCAGCTTCGGCGAACGATGGGTCTCGGAGAAGCAGCAGCGGGAGGCCCGCGAGGAGCTGGAGGAGCTTCAGGCGGAACAGATGCGCTGTTATGCGACGGCGGCACTGCTGCTCCATAGTGGGAAGATCGACCCCGACGAGAAGAACTCGGCCGGTCGGCGTGCGTTCGACCTCGCCATGGAGGGCGGAGCCAAATGGGTGGGTGCCCTGCTTTCGGGTGAGGATCCGTTCGATGAACTCACGATGGAGACCGGCGGGATGGACCTCTTCCAGGCACTGCGCCAAAGAGATCGGAAAGCGTTGGAAGCCCTGCTGCAGGCAGGTGTCGATCTCAATGCGGAGTGCGACAACCGTGAGATGAACGACTGGACGGGCAAGACGCCGCTGGTCTGCGCGCTGGAGTGGGGCGAGACCGAAATCGCGGCGATGCTGCTCCGGGCCGGTGCCGACCCCGACCGGCGAACGGCAAAGGGGATGTCTCCATTTGCTGTCTGGATCGAGCAGGGCTGTCGCATTTCGGACGGTATGGAGCGGTTTGCGCCGGTCATGGAGCTCTTCGAAGAGCGGGGATGGCACCCCGATGCCCCGCAGACGGGGAAGGACGAACGGGCCCTCATGCTGGCGTGTCAACACGATGATTACGAACTGGCCATCTGGACCTTGCGGCGCCTGCTGAAACAAAAGGTCGAGGTGAATGCCCGCGATGCGCTGGGGCGCACGGCCCTGATGCATCTGCTGGGTCCGCACAGCGCCGGGCCGTATCAGCCGGAGATGCTGGAACGGTTGCTGGAGGTTGGCGCCGACCCCTGCACCGCGGACAACGAAGGGCGCACGGTGCTGCACTATGCAGCCGAAGGCTACACGCACGCGGCGGCACGGCAGGCGGCCGAACTGCTCCTCGACTTCGGGCGTCCCGATGTCTCGGCCGTCGACAACGAAGGGCGTACGCCGCTCGACATCGCCATGCGCAGCAATAACGAGTCGCTTGTGAAATTTTTGCTGAAACACGTTTGA